In Cellulomonas wangsupingiae, the genomic window TTCCGGTCGTACCACCAGGTCGAGCTGCCGCTCGAGCCGGGGATCACGGCGCTGGTCGGCCCGAACGGGCAGGGCAAGACCAACCTCGTCGAGGCCGTCGGGTACGTCGCGACGCTCGGCAGCCACCGCGTGCCGTCCGACGCCGCGCTGGTGCGTGCCGGCGCGAACCGCGCCGTCGTGCGCGCCAAGGTGGTGCGCGAGGAGCGGCCCACGCTCGTCGAGGTCGAGATCACCCCGGGCAAGGCGAACCGGGCGCGCGTCAACGGCGGCTCCCCCGGCCGCGCGCGCGACGTGCTCGGCATCCTGCGGACCGTCCTGTTCGCCCCGGAGGACCTCTCCCTCGTCAAGGGCGATCCCGACGGCCGGCGCCGGTTCCTCGACGACCTGCTGGTCCAGCTCACGCCCCGCATCGCGGGCGTGCTCGGGGACTACGAGCGGGTCCTGCGCCAGCGGTCGGCGCTGCTCAAGTCGGCAGCGGCGGCGACCCGGGCCCGCGCGGGCGCGGACCTGCGCACCCTCGACGTGTGGGACGCCAAGCTCGCGCAGACCGGTGCCCAGGTCGTCGTCGCACGCCAGGCGCTCGTCGCCGCCCTGCGGCCGCGTGCCGCGGACGCCTACCGCCAGGTCAGCTCCGGGCAGGGCGAGCTCGGGCTGACGTACCGCTCGTCGCTGGACGCGGCGTCCGGGCCGGACGCGGGCGAGCCGGTCGTCGGAGCCGACGCGACCGTCGACCTCGTCGAGGCGCGCCTGCTCGACGCCATGGGCCGGCTGCGCTCCAAGGAGATCGAACGGGGCGTGTGCCTCGTCGGCCCGCACCGGGACGACCTGCA contains:
- the recF gene encoding DNA replication/repair protein RecF (All proteins in this family for which functions are known are DNA-binding proteins that assist the filamentation of RecA onto DNA for the initiation of recombination or recombinational repair.), with protein sequence MYVAHLSLTDFRSYHQVELPLEPGITALVGPNGQGKTNLVEAVGYVATLGSHRVPSDAALVRAGANRAVVRAKVVREERPTLVEVEITPGKANRARVNGGSPGRARDVLGILRTVLFAPEDLSLVKGDPDGRRRFLDDLLVQLTPRIAGVLGDYERVLRQRSALLKSAAAATRARAGADLRTLDVWDAKLAQTGAQVVVARQALVAALRPRAADAYRQVSSGQGELGLTYRSSLDAASGPDAGEPVVGADATVDLVEARLLDAMGRLRSKEIERGVCLVGPHRDDLQLTLGDLPAKGYASHGESWSVALALRLASYALLTHGVDDAGAWAADWGPDGEPVLILDDVFAELDTRRRERLAELVAGARQVLVTAAVAQDVPEPLAGARVDVMGGEVARVL